The DNA segment CTGCTCGACATCGAGATGCCCGGCTGCACCGGGATCGAGGCCGCCGCCCAGGTCCACCGGGCGCACCCCGGCGTGAAGCTCGTCGTCCTCACCACCTTCGGCCGCCCCGGCTACCTCCGCAGCGCCATGGAGGCGGGCGCCGACGCCTTCCTCGTCAAGGACGCCCCGGCCGCCCAACTCGCCGCCGCCGTACGCAAGGTGCTCACCGGCGAACGCGTCATCGACCCCACCCTGGCCGCCGCCGCCCTCGCCGAGGGCGCCAACCCCCTCACCGACCGCGAACGCGAGATCCTCCGCGCCGCCGCCGACGGCTCCACCAACGCCGAACTCGCCGCCGCCCTCCACCTCTCCCAGGGCACCGTCCGCAACTACCTCTCCACCGCCATCCAGAAACTCGCCGCCCGCAACAGGGCCGAGGCGGTCCGCATCGCCCGCGAGAAGGGCTGGCTCTGAGGCCGGTCAGTTGAGCAGGGCTCTTGCCGCGTGGGCCTGGGCGCGGGCCTTTTCCTCGGCTGTGGGGTCGACCACGGAGACCAGTTCCGCGTAGGCATCCAGCTCGGCCGCGCCCTCCGTGAAGGCGCCGCGCTGGACGAGGAGGCGGCCTCGGTCGTAGCGCAGGCGGGCCGGGCGGGAGGGGAGGAGCATGGCGAGCTCCACCGCCCAGAGGGCCACGTCGGAGCGTTCGGGGCGGGCGGTGGCCCAGGCGCGGATGTTGTTGAGGATGCGCTGGATGACCTGGAGCGGGGCCGCCGGGACCAGCATCGAGGGCTCCAGGGGCGCGCCCGTCGCCCCGGCCACCAGCAGCTCGGTGTCGGCGCCGCTGAGCACCCGGCCGCCTTCGAAGGGGTCCGCGAGGACCCGGTCTCCGGCCGTGCCGAAGCCGACCACGAAGTGCCCCGGCAGCGCGACCCCGTACACCGGGGCGCCCGCGCGCCGGGCGACCTCCATCCACACCACCGACAGCAGGATCGGCAGCCCGCGCCGCCGCCGCAGCACCGAGTGCAGCAGCGAGGACTCCAGCCGCTCGTACTCCCCGGCCGTGCCGCGGAACCCGTTGGTGCCGCCCAGCAGCCGGCCCACCGCGCGGGCCCAGGCCAGCGGCTCGCCCGGCCGGTACGGCAGCCGACCGGCGAGTTCGTCCAGCTCGATCTGGGCCGCGTCCATCCCGGCCTCGTCCAGCGTGCCGTCCGCCTCCGCGCCGATCATCAGGCACAGCGCGGACAGGTCGGGCCACTGCGACCGCGCCTCCTCCGCGAACCGCCGCCGCAGCTCCGCCGACCGCTCGGGCGGAGGCGGGTAGGGGGGCGGGAAAGCGGGGCGCCGGGCCGGTTCCTGGGGCTCCACGACGGCCTCCTACGACCGCCCGGAGCCGGCCGCGTCCGGCTCCCGGTAGTGGTGGTAGGCGTGATGCCGGGCGAAGCCGAGACCGTCGTACAGCCGCCGCGCGCCCTCGTTGTCCTCCTCGACCTGGAGCCAGGCCGCCGAGGCGCCCTCGTCCAGGGCGCGCCGGGCCAGCGCGGCCATCACGTCGGTGGCCAGCCCCTGGCGGCGCCGGGCCGGATCGACCTCGACCGCCGCGAACCCGGCCCAGCGGCCGTCCACCACGCACCGCCCGATCGCCGCCGGCGGCTCGCCGTCGGCGCCGGGCACACGGGCGAACCACACCGACGGTCCGCCGTGCAGCACCCGCAGGGCCACCTCGCTCACTCCCTCGCGCCCGTACCGCGCGAGCCAGGCCTCGTCCGCCTCGCGGGAGAGCAGCACGCCGGTGCCGCCGTCCCGGTCCGCGACCGGTGCCAGGGCGCCGGTCCACAGCTCCGCCGTGACCTCCCGCGTCCAGCCGCGCCGCGCCAGCTCCGCCGACAGCAGCTCCTGCGTGCCCTCGGCGCCGGTGGCGGTCTGGACGTAGGCGGGCAGTCCGCGCTCGCCGTACCAGCCTCTTACGGAAGTCAGGGCCGCGTCGAGCGGAAGCCCCGGCTCGCCGAGCGGCAGCACGCTGTTGGCCCGCCGGGTGAAGCCGCCCGCGGCCCGCAGCTCCCACGCGCCGAGCCGCTCGTCCTCCAGCGGAGGCCACGCCCGCGCCGCGATCCGCGCCAGCTCCTCGTACCCCGCCGACGGCCCCCGCCGACGCGCCGGGGCGGCCGGTACGACCTTGCCCGCGACCAGCGACGACGCCTCGGCCCTGATGACCCGGCCGTCCCGTCGTGTGATCATGAGCACGCCGTCGTCGTCCCAGGATGTGAGAACGCCTACCGTGTCGGTGAACTTCTCGCCCGCCGCACCCGATCCCGTCAACTGCCGTACGGATACCCTTTTGCCCACGTCTGCCGGTGTGATGAGGACCTTGAGCAGTCCTGTCACCGAGATTTCCACGGGTCGCTCCACCCCTCCTGTTCGGATCACGGTCCGGAACGGAGATACTAGGTGCGGGCATCGACGACGCCGCGCTCCCGCGCGCCAGGCGGCGGAGCCTGAGGAGGCCCGCCAGCGCCCTATCGAGGAGGAACGACAGCGTGACCTACGTCATCGCGCAGCCTTGTGTCGACGTCAAGGACAAGGCGTGCATCGAGGAGTGCCCGGTCGACTGCATCTACGAGGGCCAGCGGTCCTTGTACATCCACCCGGACGAATGCGTCGACTGTGGTGCCTGTGAGCCGGTCTGCCCGGTCGAGGCGATCTTCTACGAGGACGACACTCCGGAGGAGTGGAAGGACTACTACAAGGCGAACGTCGAGTTCTTCGACGAGCTGGGCTCCCCCGGCGGCGCCAGCAAGCTGGGTCTGATCGAGCGCGACCACCCCTTCATCGCCGCGCTGCCGCCCCAGGGCGAGTAACCGGTCGGCAAGGCCCCGCGGCCCGTATGGGCGCGCCGCCTCGGTCCCGTACGGCCTGGTGATCCCCCGGCCGTGCGGGACCGAGGCGTTTCGCGCCCCCAAGGAAAGAGAGCAAGCCCCGTGTCCGCAGTCTCCGACCGGCTCCCCGCCTTCCCCTGGGACAAGCTGGAGCCGTACAAGAGGACCGCCGCCGCGCACCCCGGCGGCATCGTCGACCTCTCCGTCGGCACCCCGGTCGACCCGGTTCCCGAGCTGATCCAGAAGGCGCTGGTCGACGCGGCCGACTCGCCGGGCTACCCGACGGTCTGGGGCACGCCCGCGCTGCGCGACGCGATCACCGGCTGGCTGGAGCGCCGCCTCGGCGCCCGGGACGTCACCCACCGGCACATGCTGCCGATCGTCGGCTCCAAGGAGCTCGTCGCCTGGCTGCCGACCCAGCTCGGGCTCGGCCCCGGCGACAAGGTCGCCTACCCGCGCCTGGCCTACCCGACCTACGAGGTCGGCGCCCGCCTCGCCCGCGCCGAGTACGAGGTCTACGACGACCCGCGCGAGCTGGACCCGACGAACCTCAAGCTGCTCTGGCTGAACTCGCCGTCCAACCCCACCGGCAAGGTCCTCTCCCAGGAGGAGCTGACCGGGATCGTGGCCTGGGCCCGCGAGCACGGCGTACTGATCGTCTCGGACGAGTGCTACCTGGAGCTCGGCTGGGAAACCGACCCGGTCTCGGTCCTGCACCCGGACGTCAACGGCGGCTCCTACGACGGCATCCTTGCCGTCCACTCCCTCTCCAAGCGGTCCAACCTGGCCGGTTACCGCGCGGCCTTCGTCGCGGGCGACCCGGCGGTGCTGATGCCGCTGCTGGAGATCCGCAAGCACGGCGGCATGATGACCTCCGCGCCGACCCAGGCCGCGGTGGTGGCCGCCCTCGGCGACGACGAGCACGTACGCCTCCAGCGCGAGCGCTACGCGGCCCGCCGCGACAGGCTCCGCGCGGCCCTTACGGCCCACGGCTTCCGCATCGACCACAGCGAGGCCAGCCTCTACCTCTGGGCCACCCGCGGCGACTCCTGCTGGACCACGGTCGCCGCCCTGGCCGACCTCGGCATCCTGGTGGCCCCGGGCGACTTCTACGGCGAGGCGGGCGAGAAGCACGTCCGCGTGGCGCTGACGGCGACGGACGAGCGTATCGACGCGGCGGTGGCCCGCCTGACGGCGTGAGTGCATGACGAAGGGGTCCAGGGAACTCCCTGGACCCCTTCGTCATGTTCGTCGTGCGACGACTAGCCGAGCGGCAGACCCTTCAGCGGGAGGCCGCCCAGCACGTTCCCCGCCGCCTTGCCCGCCGCAGGCGCCGGCACGGCCTTCTTGACGGCCTTGCTGTCCGCCAGCCCGCCCACGGTCTTGTCCACGTGCGTCGCGCCGTCCAGCTTGGTCAGCCCGCCGAGGTCCGGCACCGCCGGCTGGTTGGTGGCCGCACCGGCGGTACCCGCGGCGCCGACCCCGGCGGCCGCCCCCGCGGCGACGAGCAGCGCGGCACGGGCGATACGGCGGGTCAGGGGGAGGGACATGATGCTCCATTCGGCAGAAGAGAACGGTGTGGTGTCCGAGCCCGGACGCACTGACTACCGCTCGAACCCGCCGAAGGTTGCGGACGCCGAAGGTAAAGACTGGATAACGCATCGCATTATCAGGTGTGGATAAAAACGGGCAAAGACCGTCCCGAAGAGGTCCCGCAGAATCCTTCCAGCTCATGCGCCGCAAGGGCTGAGGACCACTCCCGCACCCCTGCCCCCGGACGCGCCCCCCGACAACCCCCGCAACCCGTACGGGTAAGCCCCCGCACAAGCGTCCAAGCCCCGCTCAGGACCCCGTGACGATCCGCACGGACGCCAGCGACGACTCCGCCCCGGCCGCCCCGGAGGACGGGGCCCTCACCGGATGCCAGTCCCCGCCGCCGTTGGACGCGGTCCACTCCCGCCCCTCGTACGTCACCCGAGTGATGCGCAGCGCCGAGGAGTTGGCGACCGCCCACTGTGCGAGCTGCCACCCCCGCTCCCGCTCGGTGCGCCCGTGGGTGT comes from the Streptomyces seoulensis genome and includes:
- a CDS encoding transglutaminase-like domain-containing protein; amino-acid sequence: MEPQEPARRPAFPPPYPPPPERSAELRRRFAEEARSQWPDLSALCLMIGAEADGTLDEAGMDAAQIELDELAGRLPYRPGEPLAWARAVGRLLGGTNGFRGTAGEYERLESSLLHSVLRRRRGLPILLSVVWMEVARRAGAPVYGVALPGHFVVGFGTAGDRVLADPFEGGRVLSGADTELLVAGATGAPLEPSMLVPAAPLQVIQRILNNIRAWATARPERSDVALWAVELAMLLPSRPARLRYDRGRLLVQRGAFTEGAAELDAYAELVSVVDPTAEEKARAQAHAARALLN
- a CDS encoding bifunctional succinyldiaminopimelate transaminase/glutamate-prephenate aminotransferase, whose product is MSAVSDRLPAFPWDKLEPYKRTAAAHPGGIVDLSVGTPVDPVPELIQKALVDAADSPGYPTVWGTPALRDAITGWLERRLGARDVTHRHMLPIVGSKELVAWLPTQLGLGPGDKVAYPRLAYPTYEVGARLARAEYEVYDDPRELDPTNLKLLWLNSPSNPTGKVLSQEELTGIVAWAREHGVLIVSDECYLELGWETDPVSVLHPDVNGGSYDGILAVHSLSKRSNLAGYRAAFVAGDPAVLMPLLEIRKHGGMMTSAPTQAAVVAALGDDEHVRLQRERYAARRDRLRAALTAHGFRIDHSEASLYLWATRGDSCWTTVAALADLGILVAPGDFYGEAGEKHVRVALTATDERIDAAVARLTA
- a CDS encoding response regulator transcription factor; the encoded protein is MTSTIKVLLAEDQSMVREALAALLGLEDDIEVVAQVARGDEVLAAVGEHGVDVALLDIEMPGCTGIEAAAQVHRAHPGVKLVVLTTFGRPGYLRSAMEAGADAFLVKDAPAAQLAAAVRKVLTGERVIDPTLAAAALAEGANPLTDREREILRAAADGSTNAELAAALHLSQGTVRNYLSTAIQKLAARNRAEAVRIAREKGWL
- the fdxA gene encoding ferredoxin; amino-acid sequence: MTYVIAQPCVDVKDKACIEECPVDCIYEGQRSLYIHPDECVDCGACEPVCPVEAIFYEDDTPEEWKDYYKANVEFFDELGSPGGASKLGLIERDHPFIAALPPQGE
- a CDS encoding GNAT family N-acetyltransferase yields the protein MEISVTGLLKVLITPADVGKRVSVRQLTGSGAAGEKFTDTVGVLTSWDDDGVLMITRRDGRVIRAEASSLVAGKVVPAAPARRRGPSAGYEELARIAARAWPPLEDERLGAWELRAAGGFTRRANSVLPLGEPGLPLDAALTSVRGWYGERGLPAYVQTATGAEGTQELLSAELARRGWTREVTAELWTGALAPVADRDGGTGVLLSREADEAWLARYGREGVSEVALRVLHGGPSVWFARVPGADGEPPAAIGRCVVDGRWAGFAAVEVDPARRRQGLATDVMAALARRALDEGASAAWLQVEEDNEGARRLYDGLGFARHHAYHHYREPDAAGSGRS
- a CDS encoding ATP-binding protein, producing the protein MSLPLTRRIARAALLVAAGAAAGVGAAGTAGAATNQPAVPDLGGLTKLDGATHVDKTVGGLADSKAVKKAVPAPAAGKAAGNVLGGLPLKGLPLG